The Fimbriimonadaceae bacterium nucleotide sequence GACAGCTACGCGGTGAGCTGCGAAGTCCTGAGCCGCTTGCGGCTCCTGATCGGCGACCGTTGCGGGCTCCGCGACCCCCGCAAACTGAAGTTCGCCTTTATCCTCGACTTCCCGCTCGTCGAGTGGAACGAGGACGAGCAGCGCTGGGACCCCACCCACCACCCGTTCACCTCGCCCAAGTTCGAGGACATGATCTACCTGGAGACGGACCCCGGCCGAATCCGCGCGGACTGTTACGACGTGGTCTGCAACGGCACCGAGTGGGCGTCCGGCTCGATCCGAATCCACCGTCCGGACGTGCAGGCGCGCATCTTCCGCCTCATCGGCGTCACGGAGGAGGAGCAGCAGGAGCGCTTCGGCCACATCCTGGAAGCGTTCAGCTTCGGCGCTCCGCCCCACGGCGGCATAGCCCCCGGCATCGACCGCCTGGTCATGTTCCTTTGCGACGACGACAACATCCGCGATGTCATCGCCTTCCCGAAGCTAGGCGGCGGCTACGACCCCATGATGGAGGCCCCGTCCGACATCAGCAACACGCAGTGGGACGAGCTTGGCCTCGTGGTCAGGCCCGCGCAGAAGGCGCAGGCCTGACCTTTCGCGGCGTCACTTCCTGGACCGACGGGAGAAGCTCGCGGCGGCGAGACCTGCGGCCAAGAGCAGCGACGGCTCCGGGACGATGCTGATTTCCTGGACGGTGAACCCGACGAAGGCCGTTTCGAACCCGGGCGTGACCGTCGTGTTCCACTGGAAGGCGCCCGTCCAGTTGCCGGGCGCGAACGGCGAGCCGGAGTCGTCCAGATCGGTGGCGCTTCCGTCCGTCAGCAGGTCCCGCAGGCTCGGATAGCCGCCCATCTGCTGGTGGTCTTGGTTTCGGAACGAAGCCTGGGCCGTGAATGTCGAACCGGTCGGGTCGGTGACCGAGAACGCGCTGGGATCCATCGTCGCGGAATCGTCGTCCGCCGTCCCCGCCAGGTCGATGTCGTGGTAGCTGAAGAGACTGAGGCCGATCGAGACGGTCGAGAGGTTCTGGACCAGGAAGGCGGTGGTCAGTTGTGCCCGGCCTGGCCCCGTCTCAATGAGCTCGTACTGGACGAGGAACTTGAGGTGGGGTCCGCCGGGGACGCCGCCCGCGCTCTCGGTGAACTCGGCTTCGGCCGTGTTCCGGTCGGAGGTCAACCGCGCGAGGTTCGAGACGGCGTACTCGCGGGAGTCGTTGCCCGCCCGGAACCAGAGCCAGTTCTGGTGCGGGCTGGCGACCCCGCCCTGGAAGAACGTTCCTGTCCCAAAGTTCGCGCTCAGGCGGTCGCCGGACATGTCGTTCAGGCTGTAGGTTGCGTCGCCGTCGGTCAGGAGGATCGAGTTCTGGGCGTACCCCGGGGCAAAAATGCTCACAAGCGCGAGCAATGAGATGGTTCGCTTCATGGCGGGACTCGCAGCCGGCCATCGTTGCGCCGGCTCGTCTCACCATTGGCCTTGTCCCCAGAAATTGTGACAGGGCTTTGGCGGCCAAACCGTTGTCCTGCGCGCACGTTCGGGGCCGCCGAACTTCGCCCGGTTCGGCCCGGCAAACTTTCCGCGCACCCTGACAAAATTCCTGCATCCCTACAAGATGCAGGCCCGTCTCTACCCTCGCGACCCAACATCTTGAGTTCCGCGCGAACCTGGACGTACTAAAGACTATGAAGTGCCCCTACTGCGGCGATCCCGACCAAAGAGTGCTCGACTCCCGCCCCGCGCGGGACGGAGAGGCCATTCGGAGGAGGCGGGAGTGCACCCGGTGTGGCCGGCGCTTTACCACGTTCGAGGCGCCTGAACTGGCCCGTCCCTACGTTCTGAAACGGAGCGGGGAGCGCGAAGAATTCGACCGGGAGAAGCTGCTGCGCAGCATGGTGCTGGCCTGCGGCAAACGCCCGGTCGGGATCGAGCGCCTGCAAGGCGCGGCCGACAAGATCGAGCGCGACCTTTCGCACCGGTTCACCGGCGAGGTGCCGAGCCGAGTGATCGGGGAACGCGTCCTGCACGAACTCTCGCAGTTGGACGACGTCGCATTTGTCCGGTATGCAAGCGTCTACCGGGAGTTTGACAGCCTCGAGGAGTTCTCGGCTCTTATCGAGGACGTCAAAAGGGCCGAAGGGCCGAATCCATCGGCTCTCGCCATCATGCCAAATTAGTAGACACACGGTAACATATATCACGGAGGATCACGACCAGCCATGAAAATTATTCGGTACTTCACCCGCGAAGGGCGCGACCGCTACGACGGCATCGCATTTGAGCCACGGACCAGCGAGATTCGGAACCCCGACGGCTCGGTCGTCTTCCGCATGGAGGGCGTCATGGTGCCCGCCCACTGGTCGCAGGTGGCGACGGACATCCTCGCGCAGAAGTATTTCCGCAAGGCTGGCGTCCCTGGCACGGACCACGAGACGGACTCCCGTCAGGTCTTCCACCGGCTCGCCGGCTGCTGGCGCAGTTGGGGCGAGCGGCACGGCTATTTCGATACGATCCAGGACGCGGACGCCTTCTACGACGAGCTCTGCCACATGCTCGCACGGCAGGTCGCGGCCCCGAACAGCCCGCAGTGGTTCAACACCGGCCTCCACTTCGCCTATGGCATCGAAGGCACCTCTCAGGGCCATAGTTATGTCGATCCTAAAACCGGCAAACTTGAACAGAGCCGCAACGCCTATGAGCGGCCGCAACCGCACGCCTGTTTCATTCTCGGGGTGAGCGACGATCTCGTCAACTCGGGCGGCATCATGGACCTATGGACGCGCGAGGCGCGGATCTTCAAGTACGGCTCCG carries:
- the nrdR gene encoding transcriptional regulator NrdR, producing the protein MKCPYCGDPDQRVLDSRPARDGEAIRRRRECTRCGRRFTTFEAPELARPYVLKRSGEREEFDREKLLRSMVLACGKRPVGIERLQGAADKIERDLSHRFTGEVPSRVIGERVLHELSQLDDVAFVRYASVYREFDSLEEFSALIEDVKRAEGPNPSALAIMPN